A single Oncorhynchus mykiss isolate Arlee chromosome 22, USDA_OmykA_1.1, whole genome shotgun sequence DNA region contains:
- the LOC118943608 gene encoding uncharacterized protein LOC118943608, whose translation MVWESQAGGMVASTQWCGRAKLEAWWLQHNGGGEPSWRHGGFNTMVWESQAGGMVASTQWWGRAKLEAWWLQHNGVGEPSWRHGGFNTMVGEFQDGGMVASTQWCGRAKLEAWWLQHNGGGEPSWRHGGFNTMVWESQAGGMVASTQWWGRAKLEAWWLQHNGVGEPSWRHGGFNTMVGEFQDGDMVASTQWWGSSKMETWWLQHNGVGVPRWRHGGFNTMVGEFQDGDMVASTQWCGSSKMETWWLQHNGVGEPSWRHGGFNTMVGEFQDGGMVASTQWCGSSKMETWWLQHNGVGVPRWRHGGFNTMVWEFQDGGMVASTRWCGSSKLEAWWLQHNGVGEPSWRHGGFNTMVGEFQDGGMVASTQWCGSSKMETWWLQHNGVGVPRWRHGGFNTMVWEFQDGGMVASTRWCGSSKLEAWWLQHNGVGVPSWRHGGFNTMVGEFQDGDMVASTQWCGRAKMEAWWLQHNGVGEPSWRHGGFNTMVWEFQDGDMVASTQWWGRAKLEAWWLQHNGGGVPRWRHGGFNTMVWESQAGGMVASTQWCGRAKLEAWWLQHNGGGVPRWRHGGFNTMVGEFQDGGMVASTQWWGSSKMEALWLQHITPN comes from the exons atggtgtgGGAGAGCCAAGCTGGAGgcatggtggcttcaacacaatggtgtgGGAGAGCCAAGCTGGAGgcatggtggcttcaacacaatggtgggggagagccaagctggaggcatggtggcttcaacacaatggtgtgGGAGAGCCAAGCTGGAGgcatggtggcttcaacacaatggtgggggagagccaagctggaggcatggtggcttcaacacaatggtgtgGGAGAGCCAAGCTGGAGgcatggtggcttcaacacaatggtgggggagttccaagatggaggcatggtggcttcaacacaatggtgtgGGAGAGCCAAGCTGGAGgcatggtggcttcaacacaatggtgggggagagccaagctggaggcatggtggcttcaacacaatggtgtgGGAGAGCCAAGCTGGAGgcatggtggcttcaacacaatggtgggggagagccaagctggaggcatggtggcttcaacacaatggtgtgGGAGAGCCAAGCTGGAGgcatggtggcttcaacacaatggtgggGGAGTTCCAAGATGGAGAcatggtggcttcaacacaatggtgggGGAGTTCCAAGATGGAGAcatggtggcttcaacacaatggtgtgGGAGTTCCAAGATGGAGAcatggtggcttcaacacaatggtgggGGAGTTCCAAGATGGAGAcatggtggcttcaacacaatggtgtgGGAGTTCCAAGATGGAGAcatggtggcttcaacacaatggtgtgGGAGAGCCAAGCTGGAGgcatggtggcttcaacacaatggtgggggagttccaagatggaggcatggtggcttcaacacaatggtgtgGGAGTTCCAAGATGGAGAcatggtggcttcaacacaatggtgtgGGAGTTCCAAGATGGAGAcatggtggcttcaacacaatggtgtgGGAGTTCCAAGATGGAGGCATGGTGGCTTCAACACGATGGTGTGGGAGTTCCAAGCTGGAGgcatggtggcttcaacacaatggtgtgGGAGAGCCAAGCTGGAGgcatggtggcttcaacacaatggtgggggagttccaagatggaggcatggtggcttcaacacaatggtgtgGGAGTTCCAAGATGGAGAcatggtggcttcaacacaatggtgtgGGAGTTCCAAGATGGAGAcatggtggcttcaacacaatggtgtgGGAGTTCCAAGATGGAGGCATGGTGGCTTCAACACGATGGTGTGGGAGTTCCAAGCTGGAGgcatggtggcttcaacacaatggtgtgGGAGTTCCAAGCTGGAGGCATGGTGGCTTCAACACGATGGTGGGGGAGTTCCAAGATGGAGAcatggtggcttcaacacaatggtgtgggagagccaagatggaggcatggtggcttcaacacaatggtgtgGGAGAGCCAAGCTGGAGGCATGGTGGCTTCAACACGATGGTGTGGGAGTTCCAAGATGGAGAcatggtggcttcaacacaatggtgggggagagccaagctggaggcatggtggcttcaacacaatggtgggGGAGTTCCAAGATGGAGACATGGTGGCTTCAACACGATGGTGTGGGAGAGCCAAGCTGGAGgcatggtggcttcaacacaatggtgtgGGAGAGCCAAGCTGGAGgcatggtggcttcaacacaatggtgggggagttccaagatggaggcatggtggcttcaacacaatggtgggggagttccaagatggaggcatggtggcttcaacacaatggtgggGGAGTTCCAAGATGGAG GCATTGTGGCTTCAACACATCACCCCTAATTAG
- the LOC110501854 gene encoding cyclic AMP-responsive element-binding protein 1 isoform X3, giving the protein MTMESAAEDQQGGDTAVSETDSQQIAHSQVSMAAGHATSSGPTVTLVQLPNGQTVQVHGVIQAAQPSVIQSPQVQTVQISNIAEREDSQESVDSVTDSQKRREILSRRPSYRKILNDLSSGDTPGVPRIEEEKSEEDLAPAITTVTMPTSCPIYQTSSGQYIAITQGGAIQLANNGTDAVQGLQTLTMSNAAAAQQGTTILQYAQTSDGQQILVPSNQMVVQAASGDVQAYQIRTVPNSTIASGVVMASSPALSGQGGPEVEVTRKREVRLMKNREAARECRRKKKEYVKCLENRVAVLENQNKTLIEELKALKDLYCHKSE; this is encoded by the exons ATGACCATGGAGTCGGCAGCAGAGGATCAGCAGGGGGGAGACACAGCCgtgtcagagacagacagccaaCAGATCGCCCACTCACAG GTTTCCATGGCAGCGGGCCACGCCACGTCCAGTGGTCCTACGGTCACCCTGGTGCAGCTGCCCAACGGTCAGACGGTCCAGGTTCACGGGGTCATCCAGGCTGCTCAGCCCTCGGTCATACAGTCACCACAGGTCCAGACTGTTCAG ATCTCCAACATAGCAGAGAGGGAAGACTCCCAGGAGTCAGTGGACAGTGTGACTGACTCTCAGAAACGCAGAGAGATCCTCTCACGACGCCCCTCATACAG AAAGATCCTGAATGACTTGTCATCGGGTGACACCCCGGGGGTTCCCAGGATTGAGGAAGAGAAGTCAGAGGAGGACCTAGCGCCTGCCATCACCACGGTTACCATGCCCACATCATGCCCTATCTACCAGACCAGCAGTGGCCAGTACA tcgcCATCACCCAAGGCGGTGCAATCCAGTTGGCCAATAACGGAACAGACGCGGTCCAGGGACTGCAGACCCTGACCATGTCTAACGCTGCGGCCGCCCAGCAGGGCACCACCATCCTGCAGTACGCCCAGACCTCGGACGGCCAGCAGATCCTGGTGCCCAGCAACCAGATGGTAGTGCAAG CTGCGTCTGGAGATGTGCAGGCCTACCAGATCCGCACGGTCCCCAACAGCACCATCGCCTCTGGGGTGGTCATGGCTTCCTCCCCTGCCCTGTCTGGCCAGGGGGGCCCAGAGGTAGAAGTTACCCGCAAGAGAGAGGTCAGACTCATGAAGAACAG AGAGGCGGCCCGCGAGTGTCGCAGGAAGAAGAAGGAGTATGTCAAGTGTCTGGAGAACCGCGTGGCCGTGCTGGAGAACCAGAACAAAACCCTGATAGAGGAACTGAAAGCACTTAAAGACCTGTACTGCCATAAATCTGAATAG
- the LOC110501854 gene encoding cyclic AMP-responsive element-binding protein 1 isoform X1 — MTMESAAEDQQGGDTAVSETDSQQIAHSQQDYVYALQVSMAAGHATSSGPTVTLVQLPNGQTVQVHGVIQAAQPSVIQSPQVQTVQISNIAEREDSQESVDSVTDSQKRREILSRRPSYRKILNDLSSGDTPGVPRIEEEKSEEDLAPAITTVTMPTSCPIYQTSSGQYIAITQGGAIQLANNGTDAVQGLQTLTMSNAAAAQQGTTILQYAQTSDGQQILVPSNQMVVQAASGDVQAYQIRTVPNSTIASGVVMASSPALSGQGGPEVEVTRKREVRLMKNREAARECRRKKKEYVKCLENRVAVLENQNKTLIEELKALKDLYCHKSE, encoded by the exons ATGACCATGGAGTCGGCAGCAGAGGATCAGCAGGGGGGAGACACAGCCgtgtcagagacagacagccaaCAGATCGCCCACTCACAG CAGGATTATGTTTATGCTTTGCAGGTTTCCATGGCAGCGGGCCACGCCACGTCCAGTGGTCCTACGGTCACCCTGGTGCAGCTGCCCAACGGTCAGACGGTCCAGGTTCACGGGGTCATCCAGGCTGCTCAGCCCTCGGTCATACAGTCACCACAGGTCCAGACTGTTCAG ATCTCCAACATAGCAGAGAGGGAAGACTCCCAGGAGTCAGTGGACAGTGTGACTGACTCTCAGAAACGCAGAGAGATCCTCTCACGACGCCCCTCATACAG AAAGATCCTGAATGACTTGTCATCGGGTGACACCCCGGGGGTTCCCAGGATTGAGGAAGAGAAGTCAGAGGAGGACCTAGCGCCTGCCATCACCACGGTTACCATGCCCACATCATGCCCTATCTACCAGACCAGCAGTGGCCAGTACA tcgcCATCACCCAAGGCGGTGCAATCCAGTTGGCCAATAACGGAACAGACGCGGTCCAGGGACTGCAGACCCTGACCATGTCTAACGCTGCGGCCGCCCAGCAGGGCACCACCATCCTGCAGTACGCCCAGACCTCGGACGGCCAGCAGATCCTGGTGCCCAGCAACCAGATGGTAGTGCAAG CTGCGTCTGGAGATGTGCAGGCCTACCAGATCCGCACGGTCCCCAACAGCACCATCGCCTCTGGGGTGGTCATGGCTTCCTCCCCTGCCCTGTCTGGCCAGGGGGGCCCAGAGGTAGAAGTTACCCGCAAGAGAGAGGTCAGACTCATGAAGAACAG AGAGGCGGCCCGCGAGTGTCGCAGGAAGAAGAAGGAGTATGTCAAGTGTCTGGAGAACCGCGTGGCCGTGCTGGAGAACCAGAACAAAACCCTGATAGAGGAACTGAAAGCACTTAAAGACCTGTACTGCCATAAATCTGAATAG
- the LOC110501854 gene encoding cyclic AMP-responsive element-binding protein 1 isoform X2 has product MTMESAAEDQQGGDTAVSETDSQQIAHSQDYVYALQVSMAAGHATSSGPTVTLVQLPNGQTVQVHGVIQAAQPSVIQSPQVQTVQISNIAEREDSQESVDSVTDSQKRREILSRRPSYRKILNDLSSGDTPGVPRIEEEKSEEDLAPAITTVTMPTSCPIYQTSSGQYIAITQGGAIQLANNGTDAVQGLQTLTMSNAAAAQQGTTILQYAQTSDGQQILVPSNQMVVQAASGDVQAYQIRTVPNSTIASGVVMASSPALSGQGGPEVEVTRKREVRLMKNREAARECRRKKKEYVKCLENRVAVLENQNKTLIEELKALKDLYCHKSE; this is encoded by the exons ATGACCATGGAGTCGGCAGCAGAGGATCAGCAGGGGGGAGACACAGCCgtgtcagagacagacagccaaCAGATCGCCCACTCACAG GATTATGTTTATGCTTTGCAGGTTTCCATGGCAGCGGGCCACGCCACGTCCAGTGGTCCTACGGTCACCCTGGTGCAGCTGCCCAACGGTCAGACGGTCCAGGTTCACGGGGTCATCCAGGCTGCTCAGCCCTCGGTCATACAGTCACCACAGGTCCAGACTGTTCAG ATCTCCAACATAGCAGAGAGGGAAGACTCCCAGGAGTCAGTGGACAGTGTGACTGACTCTCAGAAACGCAGAGAGATCCTCTCACGACGCCCCTCATACAG AAAGATCCTGAATGACTTGTCATCGGGTGACACCCCGGGGGTTCCCAGGATTGAGGAAGAGAAGTCAGAGGAGGACCTAGCGCCTGCCATCACCACGGTTACCATGCCCACATCATGCCCTATCTACCAGACCAGCAGTGGCCAGTACA tcgcCATCACCCAAGGCGGTGCAATCCAGTTGGCCAATAACGGAACAGACGCGGTCCAGGGACTGCAGACCCTGACCATGTCTAACGCTGCGGCCGCCCAGCAGGGCACCACCATCCTGCAGTACGCCCAGACCTCGGACGGCCAGCAGATCCTGGTGCCCAGCAACCAGATGGTAGTGCAAG CTGCGTCTGGAGATGTGCAGGCCTACCAGATCCGCACGGTCCCCAACAGCACCATCGCCTCTGGGGTGGTCATGGCTTCCTCCCCTGCCCTGTCTGGCCAGGGGGGCCCAGAGGTAGAAGTTACCCGCAAGAGAGAGGTCAGACTCATGAAGAACAG AGAGGCGGCCCGCGAGTGTCGCAGGAAGAAGAAGGAGTATGTCAAGTGTCTGGAGAACCGCGTGGCCGTGCTGGAGAACCAGAACAAAACCCTGATAGAGGAACTGAAAGCACTTAAAGACCTGTACTGCCATAAATCTGAATAG